In Quercus lobata isolate SW786 chromosome 12, ValleyOak3.0 Primary Assembly, whole genome shotgun sequence, a genomic segment contains:
- the LOC115971998 gene encoding chitinase-like protein 2, with translation MEAKWCMLLTIALMLLLVNGDDEVSVKPVVKIVKGKKVCQKGWECKRFSKFCCNETISDYFQSYQFENLFAKRNTPVAHAVGFWDYHSFITAAAEHQPDGFGTTGGKKMAMKEVAAFLGHVGSKTSCGYGVATGGPLAWGLCYNKELSPDSLYCDEYYKLTYPCAPGAAYYGRGALPLYWNYNYGKAGEALKVDLLNHPEYIEQNATLAFQAAVWRWMTPVKKNQPSAHDAFVGNWKPTKNDTLAKRVPGFGTTMNILYGDSVCGQGDSDSMNNIVSHYQYYLDLMGVGREEAGPHEVLTCSEQLAFNPSSSSSTS, from the exons ATGGAGGCCAAATGGTGTATGCTCTTGACAATTGCATTGATGTTATTGCTTGTCAATGGTGATGATGAGGTTTCTGTAAAGCCAGTGGTGAAGATAGTGAAGGGCAAGAAGGTGTGTCAAAAGGGGTGGGAGTGTAAAAGGTTCTCCAAGTTTTGCTGTAATGAGACTATTTCTGACTACTTCCAGTCCTACCAGTTTGAGAACCTCTTTGCCAAGCGCAACACTCCTGTGGCACATGCAGTTGGATTCTGGGACTACCATTCTTTTATCACTGCTGCTGCTGAGCACCAGCCTGATGGCTTTGGTACCACTGGTGGGAAGAAGATGGCAATGAAAGAAGTTGCTGCTTTTCTAGGCCATGTTGGCAGCAAAACTTCCT GTGGATATGGAGTTGCCACTGGGGGACCTTTGGCCTGGGGTTTATGCTACAACAAGGAACTGAGCCCTGACTCTCTTTACTGTGATGAATACTACAAGCTCACTTATCCGTGCGCTCCTGGAGCTGCATACTATGGCCGTGGTGCCTTGCCTTTGTATTG GAACTACAACTATGGAAAAGCCGGGGAAGCCCTGAAGGTGGATTTGTTGAACCATCCAGAATACATAGAACAAAATGCTACCCTAGCTTTCCAAGCTGCAGTTTGGAGGTGGATGACTCCAGTCAAGAAAAACCAGCCTTCAGCACATGATGCCTTTGTTGGCAATTGGAAACCAACCAAGAATGACACATTGGCCAAAAGGGTTCCTGGTTTTGGCACCACCATGAATATACTCTATGGGGATAGTGTTTGTGGTCAGGGTGATAGTGATTCCATGAACAACATAGTCTCCCATTACCAATACTACCTTGATCTTATGGGTGTTGGCCGAGAAGAGGCAGGGCCTCATGAAGTCCTCACTTGTTCTGAGCAGCTTGCTTTCAACCCCTCATCTTCCTCCTCAACTTCTTGA